From Streptomyces sp. NBC_00690, a single genomic window includes:
- a CDS encoding ATP/GTP-binding protein, with amino-acid sequence MSPRRNRPKGGDNPSEPSGDPGDRYGGFGRTESWQGEGWSVRHVAGASAAGKRYRCPGCDQEIPSGMPHVVAWPQHGGVEDRRHWHKACWNAKDRRTSRVQRSRNAPKH; translated from the coding sequence GTGTCCCCGCGCCGTAACCGCCCCAAGGGCGGCGACAATCCCTCCGAGCCCTCCGGTGACCCCGGGGACAGGTACGGCGGCTTCGGTCGTACCGAGTCCTGGCAGGGCGAGGGTTGGTCCGTGCGCCACGTCGCCGGAGCAAGTGCCGCCGGCAAGCGGTACCGCTGCCCCGGGTGCGACCAGGAGATCCCGTCGGGGATGCCGCACGTCGTGGCCTGGCCCCAGCACGGCGGCGTCGAGGACCGGCGCCACTGGCACAAGGCGTGCTGGAACGCCAAGGACCGCCGCACCTCACGGGTGCAGCGGTCCCGGAATGCTCCCAAGCACTGA
- a CDS encoding ABC transporter permease subunit, giving the protein MTTPYQQQHAPGVGYTSPIPIRRAHLGDAIASEWTKIRSVRSTIWTLGVMALLLIGIGLAIAAAISGSDTDVDGQPILSLGFFGVLLSSICVMTLGVLTIASEYGTGMIRTTLTACPSRGRVLTAKAIVFFALVFTVTLAFTLLVGAAQVAIIDQGSPSSEEWLRSTLGVSLYLALLGLLSLAVGSLIRHSAGAITIMIGLVLLPLVMAMFMFTESLSWLQDALLEYSIPSQLGVLYDNSVTDSGPTGWEPLWIMLGVAAVALGSAYATMNARDV; this is encoded by the coding sequence ATGACCACCCCCTACCAGCAGCAGCACGCGCCCGGAGTCGGTTACACCTCGCCGATCCCGATCCGCCGTGCCCACCTCGGTGACGCCATCGCATCGGAATGGACCAAGATCCGTTCCGTACGGTCGACGATCTGGACGCTCGGCGTGATGGCGCTGCTCCTCATCGGCATCGGTCTGGCCATCGCGGCGGCGATCTCCGGCAGTGACACCGATGTGGACGGGCAGCCGATCCTGTCGCTCGGGTTCTTCGGCGTGCTGCTCAGCAGCATCTGTGTGATGACGCTCGGCGTGCTGACGATCGCTTCGGAGTACGGCACCGGGATGATCCGGACCACGCTGACGGCCTGTCCCTCCCGCGGGAGGGTGCTCACGGCCAAGGCGATCGTCTTCTTCGCGCTGGTGTTCACGGTCACCCTGGCCTTCACCCTGCTCGTGGGTGCGGCCCAGGTGGCGATCATCGACCAGGGTTCGCCCAGCTCCGAGGAGTGGCTGCGCTCCACGCTCGGCGTCAGTCTCTATCTGGCCCTGCTCGGTCTGCTCTCCCTGGCCGTGGGCTCGCTGATCCGGCACTCCGCGGGTGCGATCACGATCATGATCGGGTTGGTGCTGCTGCCGCTGGTGATGGCCATGTTCATGTTCACCGAGTCCCTGTCGTGGCTCCAGGACGCACTGCTCGAATACTCGATCCCCAGCCAGCTCGGCGTTCTCTACGACAACTCCGTGACCGACTCGGGCCCCACGGGTTGGGAGCCCTTGTGGATCATGCTCGGGGTCGCGGCCGTCGCCCTGGGGTCCGCGTACGCGACGATGAACGCGCGGGACGTCTAA
- a CDS encoding ABC transporter ATP-binding protein, which translates to MIEAVGLTKRYGAKTAVYNLSFQVRPGAVTGFLGPNGAGKSTTMRMILGLDNPTEGKVTVGGQPFRQTTNAPRQVGALLDAKAVHGGRSARNHLLSLAQLSGIPARRVDEVLGVVGLQEVARKRSKGFSLGMGQRLGIAAALLGDPQVLLFDEPVNGLDPEGILWVRNLMKQLASEGRTVFVSSHLMSEMALTADHLIVIGRGQLLSDMSVKDFISANSADFARVRTPDSDPQLREKLSAALSEAGGHVVPEPDGGLRVMGLPLPRISDLAHGADVRLWELSPHQASLEEAYMRMTQGAVDYRSSTDQKAGLMQQPQPGFGPPPQAPEVPQQSWYAPPPPQHGQQPPAPGGQGPAPTAAAVPTADPRLPAASTPTAPAAPASTPADLTKSEDPR; encoded by the coding sequence ATGATCGAGGCAGTCGGCCTGACGAAGCGCTACGGCGCGAAGACGGCCGTGTACAACCTTTCTTTTCAGGTGAGGCCGGGTGCCGTCACCGGGTTCCTCGGTCCCAACGGTGCTGGCAAGTCCACCACCATGCGGATGATCCTCGGGCTCGACAACCCGACCGAGGGCAAGGTGACCGTGGGGGGTCAGCCGTTCCGGCAGACGACGAACGCACCCCGGCAGGTGGGCGCGCTCCTGGACGCCAAAGCGGTGCACGGCGGGCGGAGTGCCCGTAACCACCTGCTGTCGTTGGCGCAGCTCTCGGGCATTCCGGCCCGCCGGGTGGACGAGGTCCTCGGCGTGGTGGGGCTCCAGGAAGTCGCCCGGAAGCGCTCCAAGGGCTTCTCGCTCGGCATGGGCCAGCGGTTGGGGATCGCGGCGGCCCTGCTCGGCGACCCCCAGGTGCTGCTGTTCGACGAGCCGGTGAACGGGCTGGACCCGGAGGGCATCCTGTGGGTCCGCAATCTGATGAAGCAGCTCGCATCCGAGGGGCGTACGGTCTTCGTCTCCTCGCACCTGATGAGCGAGATGGCCCTGACCGCGGACCATCTGATCGTCATCGGCCGTGGGCAGTTGCTCTCGGACATGAGCGTGAAGGACTTCATCTCCGCCAACTCGGCCGACTTCGCCCGGGTGCGGACTCCGGACAGTGATCCCCAGCTGCGGGAGAAGCTGTCCGCCGCATTGAGCGAGGCCGGCGGGCACGTGGTGCCGGAGCCGGACGGCGGACTGCGGGTGATGGGGCTGCCGCTGCCGCGGATCAGTGATCTGGCGCACGGGGCGGACGTCCGACTGTGGGAGCTGTCTCCGCACCAGGCATCGCTGGAGGAGGCGTACATGCGGATGACGCAGGGAGCGGTCGACTACCGCTCCTCGACGGACCAGAAGGCCGGGCTGATGCAGCAGCCCCAGCCGGGATTCGGTCCGCCGCCGCAGGCCCCCGAGGTGCCGCAGCAGAGCTGGTACGCGCCACCGCCGCCGCAACACGGCCAGCAGCCGCCGGCCCCCGGCGGCCAGGGCCCGGCTCCGACCGCGGCTGCCGTTCCGACCGCGGATCCGCGGCTGCCGGCCGCCTCGACGCCCACGGCCCCGGCCGCGCCCGCGTCCACCCCTGCCGATCTGACCAAGTCCGAGGACCCGCGATGA
- a CDS encoding ABC transporter permease subunit, which produces MASVPAVLQSEWTKIRTVSSTTWTLVCAFLVTVGLSAALCALTKATFDDLSREEQFTFDPTLMSSSGMILGQLAMVVFGVLVVGTEYSSGMIRTSLAAVPQRATFLFSKITVATALALGVGLATSFASFFIGQALLGEHRTTIGAENVLRAVIGGGLYMGLIALFSMAVATMLRSSILALGILMPFFFLVSQILASVPKAKEVALYFPDQAGARIMQVVPDALGSEETPYGPWGGLGIMLIWVVVALAGAYLLLKKRDA; this is translated from the coding sequence ATGGCCTCGGTACCCGCGGTCCTCCAGTCCGAGTGGACCAAGATCCGTACGGTCTCCTCGACCACCTGGACGCTGGTGTGCGCGTTCTTGGTGACCGTCGGACTGAGCGCGGCCCTGTGCGCCCTGACGAAGGCGACCTTCGACGACCTCAGCCGCGAGGAGCAGTTCACCTTCGACCCGACCCTCATGAGCTCGTCGGGGATGATCCTCGGCCAGTTGGCGATGGTGGTGTTCGGTGTGCTGGTGGTGGGCACGGAGTACAGCTCCGGGATGATCCGCACGTCGCTGGCCGCCGTACCGCAGCGGGCGACCTTCCTCTTCAGCAAGATCACCGTGGCCACGGCACTGGCCCTGGGCGTCGGACTGGCGACAAGTTTCGCGTCCTTCTTCATCGGTCAGGCACTCCTCGGCGAGCACCGGACGACGATCGGCGCGGAGAACGTCCTGCGCGCGGTCATCGGTGGCGGGCTCTACATGGGCCTGATCGCGCTGTTCTCGATGGCGGTGGCCACGATGCTGCGCAGCTCCATCCTGGCGCTGGGCATCCTGATGCCGTTCTTCTTCCTCGTCTCGCAGATCCTCGCCTCGGTTCCGAAGGCCAAGGAGGTGGCGCTCTACTTCCCCGACCAGGCCGGCGCCAGGATCATGCAGGTGGTCCCGGACGCGCTGGGCAGCGAGGAAACGCCGTACGGGCCCTGGGGCGGGCTGGGCATCATGCTGATCTGGGTCGTGGTGGCGCTCGCCGGCGCCTACCTCCTGTTGAAGAAGCGCGACGCCTGA
- a CDS encoding ABC transporter ATP-binding protein, translating into MIELDGLTKHFGSKVAVDHLSFQVRPGVVTGFLGPNGAGKSTTMRMMLDLDNPTSGDVRIDGKHYRELEEPLKYIGALLDAKAMHGGRSAYNNLLCLAQANRIPASRVDQVLDIVGLTAVAKKKSKGFSLGMGQRLGIASALLGDPEILMFDEPVNGLDPEGIHWIRNLMKALASEGRTIFVSSHLMSEMALTADHLIVIGQGRLLADTSMADFIQENSRSFVRLRSPDQERLRDVLREGGFTAIEAGSGVLEIDGATSEELGELAARHQITLHELSSQRASLEEAFMQMTAGAVEYHAHGTSHAGPPSDQQPGPQWGQSYQSSKGA; encoded by the coding sequence ATGATCGAGCTGGATGGCCTCACCAAACACTTCGGGAGCAAAGTCGCCGTCGACCATCTGTCATTCCAGGTCAGACCAGGGGTCGTGACCGGATTCCTCGGTCCGAACGGCGCGGGCAAGTCGACGACGATGCGCATGATGCTCGATCTGGACAACCCGACCAGCGGCGATGTCCGGATCGATGGCAAGCACTATCGGGAACTGGAAGAGCCGCTGAAGTACATTGGCGCGCTGCTGGACGCCAAGGCCATGCACGGTGGGCGAAGTGCCTACAACAACCTCCTCTGTCTGGCGCAGGCGAACCGCATTCCGGCGTCCAGGGTGGATCAGGTTCTGGACATCGTGGGATTGACCGCGGTGGCCAAGAAGAAGTCGAAGGGGTTCTCCCTCGGCATGGGTCAGCGCCTGGGTATCGCGTCCGCGTTGCTCGGTGATCCCGAGATCCTGATGTTCGACGAGCCGGTGAACGGGCTCGACCCGGAGGGCATCCATTGGATCCGCAATCTGATGAAGGCTCTGGCGTCCGAGGGGCGGACGATTTTCGTCTCCTCGCACCTGATGAGTGAGATGGCCCTGACGGCCGATCACCTCATCGTCATCGGGCAGGGGCGACTGCTGGCTGACACCTCGATGGCGGACTTCATCCAGGAGAACTCCCGTAGTTTCGTCCGACTGCGCTCGCCCGATCAGGAGCGGTTGCGGGACGTGCTCCGGGAAGGGGGCTTCACCGCGATCGAGGCGGGCTCGGGGGTCCTGGAGATCGACGGCGCGACTTCGGAGGAGCTGGGCGAGTTGGCGGCCCGTCACCAGATCACCCTGCATGAGCTGAGTTCCCAGCGGGCCTCGCTGGAAGAAGCGTTCATGCAGATGACCGCAGGCGCGGTGGAGTACCACGCCCACGGGACGAGCCATGCAGGCCCGCCGTCCGATCAGCAGCCGGGGCCCCAGTGGGGCCAGAGCTACCAGAGCAGCAAGGGAGCCTGA